A window of Flavobacterium flavigenum contains these coding sequences:
- a CDS encoding MFS transporter, giving the protein MHEKISLKEKIGYGLGDAASSMFWKIFSMYLLFFYTDVFGLAPAVVGTMFLITRIWDSCFDPIVGIIADRTKSKWGKFRPYLLWIAIPFAVIGVLTFYTPDFDEKGKIIYAYVTYSLMMMIYSLINVPYASLLGVMSSDRKDRNTLSSYRMVFAFGGSLLALWLIEPLVNYFGGNLNSKTGWLATIAVFGIITTVFFWACFFWTKERIKPIDEEQANLKEDLKDLVKNRPWWILLGAGIGALVFNSIRDGAAVYYFKYYVSSNVNFDFNLFGTDFHMTPTSIYLVLGQAANIIGVIAATPLANKFGKKKTFFGAMTFAAILSLIFYVFGKEDVFLIMSFQILISICAGCIFPLIWSMYADSADYSEWKQGRRATGLVFSASSMSQKFGWTIGGAGAGWLLGYYGFQANVEQTATAQNGIQLMLSILPAIAAAISVGFIAFYPLTEEKLQTIEQDLNAKRDQKK; this is encoded by the coding sequence ATGCACGAAAAAATCAGCTTGAAAGAAAAAATAGGCTACGGACTTGGAGACGCCGCCTCTTCTATGTTCTGGAAAATATTCAGCATGTATCTTCTGTTTTTCTACACCGATGTTTTCGGACTGGCACCAGCAGTAGTTGGAACTATGTTTTTAATTACCCGAATCTGGGATTCCTGCTTTGATCCAATTGTTGGAATCATAGCTGACAGAACCAAATCCAAATGGGGAAAATTCAGGCCTTATTTATTATGGATCGCTATACCATTTGCTGTAATTGGAGTTTTGACTTTTTACACTCCTGATTTTGATGAAAAAGGAAAAATAATCTATGCCTACGTAACGTACTCTTTAATGATGATGATTTACTCACTTATTAATGTTCCGTACGCATCACTTTTAGGCGTAATGTCTTCTGACCGAAAAGACAGAAACACATTATCCTCTTACCGAATGGTTTTTGCCTTTGGAGGAAGCCTTTTAGCTCTTTGGTTAATCGAACCTTTAGTAAATTATTTTGGAGGAAATCTTAATTCAAAAACCGGCTGGCTGGCTACAATAGCTGTATTCGGAATTATAACAACCGTGTTTTTCTGGGCTTGTTTTTTCTGGACAAAAGAAAGGATAAAACCAATAGATGAGGAACAAGCAAATCTAAAGGAAGATTTAAAAGATTTAGTAAAGAACAGGCCCTGGTGGATTTTACTGGGAGCCGGAATTGGGGCATTAGTATTCAACTCTATCCGTGATGGTGCAGCAGTTTATTATTTTAAATATTATGTAAGCAGCAATGTAAATTTTGATTTTAACCTTTTCGGAACAGATTTTCACATGACGCCAACTTCTATTTATTTAGTATTAGGACAGGCAGCCAATATTATTGGAGTGATTGCAGCAACACCGCTGGCTAATAAATTCGGGAAAAAGAAAACCTTTTTTGGCGCAATGACTTTTGCTGCAATCCTGAGTTTAATTTTCTATGTCTTCGGAAAAGAAGATGTTTTCTTAATCATGAGTTTTCAAATATTAATTAGCATTTGTGCCGGCTGTATCTTTCCTCTTATCTGGTCTATGTATGCTGACAGCGCCGATTATTCAGAATGGAAACAAGGACGCAGGGCTACGGGATTGGTTTTTTCAGCATCATCAATGTCACAAAAATTCGGATGGACTATTGGCGGTGCAGGAGCTGGTTGGCTTCTGGGCTACTACGGTTTTCAGGCGAATGTTGAACAAACTGCCACGGCGCAAAACGGAATTCAATTAATGTTAAGTATTCTTCCTGCAATTGCTGCAGCAATATCAGTGGGTTTTATAGCATTCTATCCTTTAACCGAAGAAAAGCTGCAAACTATAGAACAGGACTTGAATGCAAAAAGAGACCAAAAAAAATAA
- a CDS encoding carbohydrate binding domain-containing protein produces MKQLFFFSLLFFSAISHAQTNLIKNGGFESETLNWNGDAATLSPYYKKTGKNSAVINQFVGAEWKSIDQIINIPKNSYAIEFSVWVKADQVEGGKEAYNAGLMIAEFTNSGGKKIISENIAQVKGTVDWTNYKKTVLVPEKAKQIRIMLALAQTNGSLFFDDVNATALSEEEYFKLNPIITIDEGQKTISTPKQFSNGNFEDKLNSWNGAGIISATDKKEGNTAVEITSKTAEWKSIDQIADINNGDKTIEISGWLKAKNIQQGKDPWNNGMFIIEFKKNDTTKASEDQIIGTVTGTTDWTAFKKTFPIPEGAKQYRIMVAMSVCTGTLLADNIEVKLSK; encoded by the coding sequence ATGAAACAACTCTTTTTCTTTAGTTTATTATTTTTTAGCGCAATAAGCCATGCACAAACCAATCTTATTAAAAATGGCGGTTTTGAATCTGAAACGTTAAACTGGAATGGCGATGCTGCTACCCTGTCTCCATATTACAAAAAAACGGGTAAAAACAGCGCTGTCATCAATCAGTTTGTAGGTGCCGAATGGAAGTCAATAGATCAAATTATAAACATTCCAAAAAATTCTTATGCTATAGAATTTAGTGTTTGGGTAAAAGCAGATCAAGTTGAAGGCGGTAAGGAAGCTTACAACGCCGGTTTAATGATTGCCGAATTTACAAACAGCGGCGGGAAGAAAATAATTTCAGAAAACATTGCACAAGTAAAAGGAACTGTAGACTGGACCAATTATAAAAAAACGGTTTTGGTACCTGAAAAAGCCAAACAAATCAGAATCATGCTGGCTTTAGCACAAACAAATGGTTCTCTGTTTTTTGATGACGTAAATGCAACTGCCCTTTCTGAAGAAGAATATTTTAAGCTAAATCCAATAATTACAATTGACGAAGGTCAAAAAACAATTTCAACTCCAAAACAATTTTCTAACGGAAATTTCGAAGACAAACTAAACTCATGGAATGGCGCCGGAATTATTTCGGCTACAGATAAAAAAGAGGGCAATACCGCTGTAGAAATCACTTCAAAAACAGCCGAATGGAAATCAATTGACCAGATAGCTGATATTAATAACGGAGATAAAACTATAGAAATTTCAGGCTGGCTAAAAGCTAAAAATATTCAACAAGGTAAAGATCCGTGGAATAACGGAATGTTTATCATCGAATTCAAAAAAAACGACACAACCAAAGCCTCAGAAGACCAAATTATTGGAACTGTAACCGGAACTACGGACTGGACAGCTTTCAAAAAAACGTTCCCAATTCCGGAAGGTGCAAAACAATACCGGATTATGGTTGCCATGAGTGTTTGTACGGGAACCTTATTAGCTGATAATATTGAAGTTAAGCTATCAAAATAA
- a CDS encoding AGE family epimerase/isomerase — protein sequence MVSSILQQLKTELSAELDAILDYWAKNTIDNKNDGFVGQIDSNEKIIPDADKGSVLNARILWSFSASYQVTQNEEHKKIAERAFKCISNHFYDPEFGGLFWSINSDTTPKDTKNQIYGLAFAIYGLSEYYVISKDEKALAIAINLYLTIQKYSYDPVNKGYLEAFTRDWQPIEDLRLSSKDANEKKTMNTHLHIIEAYANLFRVWKNPKLQSDIIELLQTIEEHFINTRTGHLHLFFDENWIEKPDVISYGHDIEAAWLLLQCAEISEDENLIANYKRHAIQIAEVAQEGLDSDGGLWYEFDPKTNNLIAEKHWWVQAEALIGFYNAYQLTRDEKFLDIVLKNWEFIKNHILDQQNGEWFWGVYKDYSLIQKDKAGFWKCPYHNSRACLELMQRIKT from the coding sequence ATGGTATCATCAATATTACAACAGCTAAAAACCGAATTATCAGCTGAACTTGATGCTATTTTAGACTATTGGGCAAAAAATACAATTGATAATAAAAATGATGGTTTTGTTGGTCAGATTGATAGCAATGAAAAAATAATACCTGATGCTGATAAAGGTTCTGTTCTAAACGCCAGGATTTTATGGTCTTTCTCAGCGAGTTATCAGGTTACTCAAAATGAAGAACATAAAAAAATAGCTGAAAGGGCTTTTAAATGTATTTCAAATCATTTTTATGATCCTGAATTTGGAGGTTTATTTTGGAGCATCAATTCAGATACAACACCAAAAGATACTAAAAATCAAATTTATGGTTTAGCTTTTGCCATTTATGGCCTGTCTGAATATTATGTGATTTCAAAAGATGAAAAAGCTCTGGCAATTGCAATCAATCTGTATTTAACAATCCAAAAATACAGTTACGACCCTGTAAACAAAGGTTATTTAGAGGCTTTTACAAGAGACTGGCAGCCTATTGAAGATTTGCGGCTGAGCAGTAAAGATGCTAATGAAAAGAAAACCATGAACACGCATCTGCATATTATTGAAGCTTATGCGAATTTATTCAGGGTTTGGAAAAATCCAAAACTGCAAAGTGATATTATAGAATTATTGCAAACCATAGAAGAACATTTTATCAATACCAGAACGGGACATTTGCATTTGTTTTTTGACGAAAACTGGATTGAAAAACCAGATGTTATTTCGTACGGTCATGATATTGAAGCCGCCTGGCTTTTATTGCAGTGTGCTGAAATTTCAGAAGATGAAAACCTGATTGCTAATTATAAAAGACATGCCATTCAAATAGCAGAAGTTGCGCAGGAGGGTTTAGATTCAGACGGCGGTTTGTGGTATGAATTTGATCCAAAAACAAACAATCTTATAGCAGAAAAACATTGGTGGGTACAGGCCGAAGCTTTAATAGGTTTTTACAATGCATATCAATTAACCCGTGATGAAAAGTTTTTAGACATTGTATTGAAAAACTGGGAATTTATAAAAAATCACATTTTAGACCAGCAAAATGGAGAATGGTTTTGGGGAGTTTACAAGGATTACAGCCTGATTCAGAAAGACAAAGCCGGCTTCTGGAAATGTCCTTACCACAACAGCCGTGCCTGTCTGGAACTGATGCAAAGAATAAAAACTTAA
- a CDS encoding glycoside hydrolase 5 family protein produces MKNKLFKILGLALLISTMSCQAQERITVKGTQFYKGDKPYSYIGTNYWYGSLLASKKVGDRKRLLRELDFMQKSGIDNLRILVGADGGKYDFTVRPALQYEQGKYDEDLLDGLDFLMNEMRKRKMYAVLYLTNNWEWSGGMSQYLEWNGKSAIPIPAIAPNTWPQFMSYTEQFHSCDPCMKALEDHVKFIMGRTNKYSKKKYTEDNTIMAWQVGNEPRLFTVENEEKFTIWLNNIVNLMDSLDKNHLISTGSEGLNSSNDDIGIFERTHKNPNIDYLTMHIWPKNWNWFKADNTKATIPVTIENAGKYIDAHVKVANNLQRPIIIEEFGLPRENENLNAGASSIYRDQFYSYIFGRVAESVANKGPLQAANFWGFGGEGKAVNETGKWNPGDPLTTDPPQEPQGLNSVFNGDKSTLEIVKKFNLELK; encoded by the coding sequence ATGAAAAACAAACTTTTTAAAATACTCGGATTAGCATTGCTCATTTCGACAATGTCATGTCAGGCGCAGGAAAGAATTACGGTAAAAGGAACACAATTTTATAAGGGAGACAAACCCTATTCTTACATTGGAACCAATTATTGGTACGGAAGTTTACTAGCATCTAAAAAAGTAGGCGACCGAAAAAGGCTGCTTCGGGAACTGGATTTCATGCAAAAAAGCGGAATCGATAATTTGCGAATTTTAGTGGGTGCGGATGGTGGAAAATACGATTTTACGGTTCGTCCGGCTTTGCAGTATGAGCAGGGAAAATATGATGAGGATTTACTTGACGGACTGGACTTCCTGATGAATGAAATGAGAAAACGCAAAATGTATGCTGTTTTGTACCTGACCAATAACTGGGAATGGTCGGGCGGAATGTCACAATATCTCGAGTGGAATGGAAAAAGTGCTATTCCTATTCCGGCTATCGCTCCTAATACCTGGCCTCAGTTTATGTCGTATACTGAGCAATTTCACAGCTGTGATCCCTGCATGAAAGCACTTGAGGATCATGTGAAATTTATTATGGGCAGGACTAATAAATATTCGAAGAAAAAGTACACGGAAGACAATACGATTATGGCGTGGCAGGTTGGGAATGAACCAAGGCTTTTTACAGTAGAAAACGAAGAAAAGTTCACTATTTGGCTGAATAACATTGTGAATTTAATGGACAGTTTAGATAAAAACCATTTGATTTCTACTGGTTCTGAAGGTTTGAACAGTTCGAATGATGACATAGGAATTTTTGAAAGAACACATAAAAATCCGAATATTGATTACCTGACCATGCATATCTGGCCTAAAAACTGGAACTGGTTTAAAGCCGATAATACCAAAGCTACAATTCCTGTCACTATTGAAAATGCAGGAAAGTATATTGATGCTCATGTTAAAGTGGCCAACAATTTGCAACGACCAATTATCATAGAAGAATTTGGATTGCCGAGGGAAAACGAAAATTTGAATGCCGGAGCTTCTTCCATTTACAGAGATCAGTTTTATAGCTATATTTTTGGCAGAGTTGCCGAAAGTGTTGCCAATAAAGGTCCGCTGCAAGCCGCTAATTTCTGGGGATTTGGCGGTGAAGGAAAAGCAGTAAACGAAACCGGAAAATGGAATCCGGGAGACCCCTTGACAACAGATCCTCCACAGGAGCCACAGGGGTTAAATTCAGTTTTTAATGGTGATAAATCAACTTTGGAAATTGTGAAAAAATTCAATTTGGAGTTGAAATAA
- a CDS encoding glycoside hydrolase family 97 protein, translating into MKKIFLASFILIFNASFSQKVQDFTLASPSGKIKVNILINEKITWSVLHEKDLILAPSSVSMTLDQNEVLGKNATLLNSKREKLNQTFESPFYKKSAVKNQYNLLVLNFKSDFSIEYRAFDDGVAYRFITKKKKDITVKAEEVTLNFDQDYGTLMPNVRDLRNPKDPYISSFEAQYENKKISEFAKDTLAFLPFLIDYKNHKKAVFLEAGLEDYPGLFVTNTKSKSGFESRFSNYPLEETNGGFNNINRLITKRSDYLVKTKGTRNFPWRILVISENDAELANNDMVQKLSEPTKIKDLSWIKPGKVAWDWWNDWNIYNIDFKAGINTQTYQYYIDFASKNNVEYVVLDEGWSLEDDIMKHNPNVNLEALIAYGKERNVGIILWSSWMALTKNTDGILKNYADLGIKGFKVDFLDRDDAKMINSVYDIAQKAADHKLLLDFHGMYKPTGIQRTFPNILNFEGVKGLENNKWTPNDDVPLYDCSIPFIRMMAGPMDYTPGAMRNATKSEFKPSHSNPVSQGTRCHQLALYTIFEAPLQMMADSPTAYMKEQESTDFIAKIPTTFDETLALDGEVGKFVSIARKKSNTWYLGTITNWDSRDITIDFSFLEKGKKFEAEIFSDGLNADKDANDYKREVVTVDSTTKLKYRMSSGGGLAMIIK; encoded by the coding sequence ATGAAAAAAATATTTCTTGCCTCATTCATTTTAATTTTCAATGCTTCTTTTTCTCAAAAGGTTCAGGACTTTACTTTAGCTTCTCCAAGCGGAAAAATTAAAGTCAATATATTAATTAATGAAAAGATAACCTGGTCAGTTTTGCACGAAAAAGATTTAATTCTGGCTCCATCATCGGTTTCAATGACGCTGGATCAGAATGAAGTTTTAGGTAAAAATGCTACGCTTTTGAATTCAAAAAGGGAAAAATTAAACCAGACTTTTGAATCTCCTTTTTACAAAAAGAGTGCTGTTAAAAACCAATACAATCTTTTAGTTTTAAATTTCAAAAGTGATTTCAGTATTGAATATCGTGCTTTTGATGATGGCGTCGCTTACAGATTCATTACTAAAAAGAAAAAAGACATTACGGTAAAAGCAGAAGAAGTTACTTTGAATTTTGATCAGGATTATGGAACCTTAATGCCTAATGTCCGTGATCTAAGAAATCCGAAAGACCCTTATATCTCTTCGTTTGAAGCACAATACGAAAATAAAAAAATAAGTGAATTTGCAAAAGATACACTTGCCTTTTTACCTTTTTTAATTGATTATAAAAATCATAAAAAAGCAGTTTTTCTGGAGGCTGGTCTGGAAGATTACCCGGGATTATTCGTTACCAATACTAAATCGAAATCAGGTTTTGAAAGTCGGTTTTCTAATTATCCATTAGAGGAAACAAACGGCGGTTTTAACAACATCAATCGCCTGATTACTAAAAGGTCTGATTATTTAGTAAAGACAAAAGGAACACGCAATTTTCCGTGGAGAATTTTAGTTATTTCTGAAAATGATGCTGAATTAGCTAATAATGATATGGTTCAGAAATTATCTGAACCAACAAAAATTAAAGATCTTTCGTGGATCAAACCCGGAAAAGTGGCTTGGGACTGGTGGAATGACTGGAACATTTACAACATCGATTTTAAAGCCGGAATCAACACACAGACGTATCAATATTACATTGATTTTGCTTCTAAAAACAATGTTGAATATGTGGTTCTTGATGAAGGTTGGAGTCTGGAAGACGATATTATGAAACACAATCCGAATGTTAATCTGGAAGCTTTGATTGCGTACGGAAAAGAACGCAATGTTGGAATTATTTTGTGGAGTTCGTGGATGGCTTTGACCAAAAACACAGACGGAATTTTAAAAAATTATGCCGATTTAGGAATCAAAGGTTTCAAAGTTGATTTCTTAGATCGTGACGATGCCAAAATGATAAATTCAGTTTATGATATTGCGCAAAAAGCTGCAGATCATAAATTGCTTTTGGATTTTCACGGTATGTATAAACCAACCGGAATTCAGAGAACTTTCCCTAACATTTTAAATTTTGAAGGTGTAAAAGGACTGGAGAACAATAAATGGACGCCAAACGATGATGTTCCATTGTACGATTGCTCGATTCCGTTTATCAGAATGATGGCAGGACCAATGGACTATACGCCTGGTGCCATGCGAAATGCAACCAAAAGCGAGTTTAAACCCAGTCACTCAAATCCGGTGAGTCAGGGAACAAGATGTCATCAACTGGCACTTTACACTATTTTTGAAGCACCATTGCAAATGATGGCTGATAGTCCGACTGCTTATATGAAGGAACAGGAAAGCACTGATTTCATTGCTAAGATCCCAACCACATTTGATGAAACACTTGCTCTTGATGGAGAAGTTGGGAAATTTGTTTCGATTGCAAGAAAAAAATCTAATACTTGGTATCTAGGAACCATTACCAATTGGGATTCCAGAGATATTACAATTGATTTTTCTTTCCTTGAAAAAGGCAAAAAATTTGAAGCTGAAATTTTCTCGGATGGATTGAATGCTGATAAAGATGCTAATGATTACAAAAGAGAAGTTGTAACAGTTGATTCAACAACAAAATTAAAATACAGAATGTCAAGCGGTGGCGGATTGGCGATGATTATAAAATAA
- a CDS encoding glycoside hydrolase family 26 protein, translated as MKKNIIVLIISAFTGISCSSQTVTDNINLSLSDKKSTPETVLLYKKLNVLTQKGYLFGHQDDLAYGVNWKYQNGRSDVKEVCGDYPAVYGWDIAGLEKDEHHNIDGVPFEKMKQYIKEANERGGISTISWHFDNPATGKNAWDNTPNSLKTILPGEKNHVKFTSWLDKAAGFFLSLKDKKGKNIPIIFRPYHELTGGWFWWGKGNCTPEEFKAIWKFTFEYLQKKGVHNLIYVYNTSSFNSKEAFLENYPGDEYADILSFDTYQNADDKNGEKFIAEVQSQFRIINEIAQKKHKLIALAEAGYEAIPDPKWWTDTFSKAIGDYKISYALLWRNHGWQEKEQKMHYYAPYPGQISEKDFVEFYKLDKTLFEKDIQKLSKKIN; from the coding sequence ATGAAAAAAAACATAATAGTCCTTATAATATCAGCCTTTACGGGAATTTCATGTTCATCACAGACAGTTACAGATAATATTAATTTGTCACTTTCAGATAAAAAATCTACACCCGAAACAGTTTTACTTTATAAAAAACTGAATGTATTAACTCAAAAAGGATATCTTTTTGGACATCAGGATGACCTGGCTTATGGTGTAAACTGGAAATATCAAAATGGAAGAAGTGATGTAAAAGAAGTTTGCGGCGACTATCCCGCCGTTTATGGATGGGATATCGCGGGCCTGGAAAAGGACGAACATCATAATATTGACGGAGTTCCTTTTGAAAAAATGAAACAATACATAAAAGAGGCGAATGAACGAGGAGGGATTTCAACAATAAGCTGGCATTTTGACAATCCGGCAACCGGAAAAAATGCCTGGGATAACACTCCAAACTCACTCAAGACCATTTTACCGGGTGAAAAAAATCATGTAAAATTCACGTCCTGGCTTGATAAAGCAGCCGGTTTCTTTTTATCATTAAAAGATAAAAAAGGAAAAAACATTCCAATTATTTTCAGGCCTTACCATGAATTGACTGGCGGCTGGTTCTGGTGGGGAAAAGGAAACTGTACTCCCGAAGAATTTAAAGCAATCTGGAAATTCACTTTCGAATACCTCCAAAAAAAAGGAGTTCATAACTTAATTTACGTATATAACACAAGTAGTTTCAACTCCAAAGAAGCTTTTTTAGAAAACTATCCGGGCGATGAATATGCTGATATTTTAAGCTTTGACACTTACCAAAATGCTGATGACAAAAACGGCGAAAAATTCATAGCCGAAGTCCAGAGTCAGTTTAGAATCATAAATGAAATTGCTCAAAAAAAACATAAATTAATTGCTTTGGCAGAAGCAGGGTATGAAGCCATTCCAGATCCCAAATGGTGGACAGACACTTTTTCTAAAGCTATTGGGGATTATAAAATTTCATACGCTTTGCTCTGGAGAAATCATGGCTGGCAGGAAAAAGAACAAAAAATGCATTATTATGCTCCCTACCCTGGTCAGATAAGTGAAAAAGATTTTGTCGAATTTTACAAACTTGATAAAACTTTATTTGAAAAAGACATTCAAAAACTATCAAAAAAAATAAACTAA
- a CDS encoding glycoside hydrolase family 130 protein: MTTITAATFQDRKVALEKEHQTLIGLKNEPQNTIGNGIYQRYKNPVVTAAHVPLNWRFDFNEDTNPFLLERIGMNAAFNAGAIKWNGKYLLAVRVEGIDRKSFFAIAESPNGSDNFEFWDKPCVIPQTEEPDTNVYDMRLVQHEDGWIYGIFCTERKDPKAPKGDTSSAIANAGIVRTKDLVNWERLPDLISNTGQQRNVVLHPEFVNGKYALYTRPQDGFIDVGSGGGIGLGYVDDMTNPVVKEEKIIFGKQYHTIYELKNGLGPAPIKTQKGWLHLAHGVRNTAAGLRYTLYMFMTDLNDISKVTHIPAGHFMGPEGIERVGDVSNVLFSNGWIEDTDGTVYIYYASSDTRMHVAVSSVEKLVDYVTNTPEDTFISAGSVETIISQIEKNNAI; this comes from the coding sequence ATGACAACAATAACGGCCGCTACATTTCAGGATAGAAAAGTAGCATTAGAAAAGGAACATCAAACACTCATTGGACTAAAAAACGAACCTCAAAATACAATCGGAAACGGTATTTATCAGCGATATAAAAATCCGGTAGTGACCGCTGCTCATGTACCATTGAACTGGCGCTTTGATTTCAACGAAGATACAAACCCTTTTTTACTGGAACGTATCGGAATGAATGCTGCGTTTAATGCGGGAGCCATCAAATGGAACGGTAAATATTTACTCGCCGTTCGTGTTGAAGGTATTGACAGAAAATCTTTTTTTGCCATTGCCGAAAGTCCAAACGGGAGTGATAATTTCGAATTTTGGGACAAACCGTGCGTCATTCCGCAAACAGAAGAACCGGACACCAATGTGTACGATATGCGTTTGGTACAGCACGAAGACGGCTGGATTTACGGTATTTTTTGTACAGAAAGAAAAGATCCGAAGGCTCCAAAAGGAGACACTAGTTCAGCTATAGCCAATGCAGGGATAGTCCGTACAAAAGATTTAGTGAACTGGGAAAGACTTCCTGATTTAATTTCGAATACAGGACAGCAGCGCAATGTTGTTTTACATCCTGAATTTGTTAACGGTAAATACGCCTTGTACACACGCCCGCAGGATGGTTTTATTGATGTTGGATCTGGCGGCGGAATTGGTTTAGGCTATGTTGATGATATGACAAATCCGGTTGTAAAAGAAGAAAAAATCATCTTCGGAAAACAGTATCACACCATATATGAATTAAAAAACGGCCTTGGCCCTGCTCCTATTAAAACACAAAAAGGCTGGCTGCATTTAGCACATGGCGTTCGTAACACTGCTGCAGGTTTACGCTACACTTTGTATATGTTTATGACCGATCTAAATGATATTTCGAAAGTTACCCACATTCCTGCCGGACATTTCATGGGACCAGAAGGTATCGAAAGAGTTGGTGATGTATCTAATGTATTATTTTCTAACGGATGGATTGAAGACACTGATGGAACTGTTTACATCTATTATGCATCATCAGATACGAGAATGCATGTTGCTGTTTCTTCTGTAGAAAAACTGGTTGATTATGTTACGAATACTCCTGAGGACACCTTTATTTCTGCAGGATCAGTAGAAACAATCATCAGCCAGATTGAAAAAAATAACGCAATATAA
- a CDS encoding glycoside hydrolase family 26 protein, with product MKNTFLKTAFLSFLSLALTSCSSDKESDNEVIVDPPTQDDPLTTQNVSNYMADANASKETIALFYNLKKLGKTKIAIGQQDAFNNFYQDAGGDSDIKKNTGFDPAILGSDFMFITDKNNNNQSNNWFYQQEQKSISDTKAAYAKGMINTFSWHLREPNNEDTFYASDMTTEQKNTAFKSILPGGANHEWYKKKLDKVASVFLNLKGSKGELIPVIFRPFHEFDGSWFWWGANFCTPDEYKTAYKFTVDYLKNTKGVHNILYAFSPDRTYLTSTDYLSRYPGDKYVDVLGMDNYGDFDNQGSTGAVKANAKLKIISDLAKTKVKIAALTETGYRVTSSNTPINDWFSTYLYDALTSNSIEVSYMMFWTNDSDGYYVPNSSASNAADFKTFASKPKSALVNSLPKMYELPK from the coding sequence ATGAAAAATACATTTCTAAAAACAGCATTTTTGAGTTTCTTGTCTTTGGCACTTACAAGCTGCTCATCTGATAAAGAATCAGATAACGAAGTTATAGTTGATCCGCCAACGCAGGATGATCCTCTGACTACACAAAATGTATCAAATTATATGGCCGATGCAAATGCATCAAAAGAAACCATAGCACTATTTTATAACTTAAAGAAACTAGGTAAAACTAAAATTGCAATTGGACAGCAAGATGCTTTCAATAACTTTTATCAGGATGCCGGCGGTGATTCGGATATCAAAAAAAATACGGGTTTTGATCCTGCTATCCTAGGGTCAGATTTTATGTTTATTACAGATAAAAACAACAATAATCAATCCAATAACTGGTTTTACCAGCAAGAGCAAAAGAGTATCAGCGATACAAAAGCAGCTTATGCAAAAGGAATGATTAATACTTTTTCCTGGCATCTGAGAGAGCCTAACAATGAAGATACTTTTTATGCTTCTGATATGACAACCGAGCAAAAAAATACAGCTTTTAAAAGTATTTTGCCTGGCGGAGCCAACCACGAATGGTACAAGAAAAAACTGGATAAAGTAGCCAGCGTATTCTTAAATTTAAAAGGTTCAAAAGGCGAATTGATTCCGGTAATTTTCAGACCCTTTCATGAATTTGACGGAAGCTGGTTCTGGTGGGGTGCTAATTTCTGCACTCCGGATGAATATAAAACAGCTTATAAATTTACGGTTGATTATTTAAAAAATACTAAAGGCGTCCACAATATTTTATATGCTTTTTCACCTGACAGAACCTATTTAACCTCAACCGATTATTTAAGCAGATATCCGGGAGATAAATATGTTGATGTTTTAGGAATGGATAATTATGGGGATTTTGACAATCAGGGTTCAACAGGAGCTGTCAAAGCAAATGCCAAATTAAAAATCATTTCAGATCTTGCTAAAACCAAAGTAAAAATTGCAGCTTTAACAGAAACAGGTTATAGAGTTACAAGTTCAAACACACCAATAAATGATTGGTTTTCTACCTATTTATATGATGCTTTGACATCAAATAGTATAGAAGTAAGCTATATGATGTTCTGGACTAATGATAGTGATGGATACTATGTTCCAAATTCGAGCGCTTCGAATGCAGCTGATTTTAAAACCTTTGCTTCAAAACCCAAATCGGCATTAGTAAATTCATTACCAAAAATGTATGAATTACCAAAATAG